One genomic segment of Nocardia spumae includes these proteins:
- a CDS encoding TetR/AcrR family transcriptional regulator, with protein sequence MARSVVGKAPRRTQEQRSSEMRARLLDATIECLVEFGYAGTTTPRVAERAGVTRGAQVHHFGSKTDLVVAAISHLAQRRTEAAMKELGRLRAGDDPIGATLDAMWELHQGPLFIAAMELWVAGRTDPVLAAEAEKVEPFVNNAVLMAVSQMVPDEMRRKEVRDFAYTAMDTLRGILVSNFVSPDPDRAYRRWQRASAQLRLAAQAALPGLGIAERH encoded by the coding sequence ATGGCCAGATCTGTCGTCGGCAAGGCGCCGCGCCGCACGCAGGAACAGCGCAGCAGCGAGATGCGGGCTCGGCTGCTCGACGCGACGATCGAATGCCTGGTGGAATTCGGCTACGCCGGTACCACCACTCCTCGGGTGGCCGAGCGCGCCGGGGTCACCAGGGGTGCGCAGGTACATCATTTCGGCTCCAAGACCGACCTGGTGGTGGCCGCGATCTCGCATCTCGCGCAGCGGCGGACCGAGGCCGCGATGAAGGAGCTCGGCCGGTTGCGAGCGGGTGACGATCCGATCGGCGCGACGCTGGACGCGATGTGGGAACTGCATCAGGGGCCGCTGTTCATCGCCGCGATGGAGCTGTGGGTGGCCGGCCGCACCGACCCCGTACTGGCCGCCGAGGCCGAGAAGGTCGAACCGTTCGTCAACAACGCGGTCCTGATGGCGGTTTCGCAGATGGTGCCGGATGAGATGCGGCGCAAGGAAGTTCGCGATTTCGCCTACACCGCGATGGATACGCTGCGCGGAATTCTGGTGTCGAACTTCGTCTCTCCGGACCCGGATCGGGCCTATCGGCGCTGGCAGCGAGCATCGGCCCAGCTGCGGCTGGCGGCCCAGGCGGCGTTGCCGGGGTTGGGTATCGCCGAGCGGCACTGA
- a CDS encoding potassium channel family protein, protein MDPQQQWPADGDRRRAVLAAAARTSGTTIVLVALYFLLPFHHLDELGPLLGLCGGLVLVVVLIVWEAKRILAARYPGLRGAEAMTVIAVAFILMFATIYVLMSSVAPDGFTAPLTRVDALYFTVTVLGTVGFGDIAATSQAARVVVTVQILADLALIGAGVRVLIAAVQRGRAAQASK, encoded by the coding sequence ATGGATCCGCAGCAACAGTGGCCGGCCGACGGTGATCGGCGGCGGGCGGTGCTGGCCGCCGCGGCCCGAACCTCGGGGACCACGATCGTGCTCGTCGCCCTGTATTTTCTGCTGCCCTTTCATCATTTGGACGAACTGGGTCCGCTGCTCGGTCTGTGCGGCGGTCTGGTGCTGGTCGTCGTGCTCATCGTCTGGGAGGCCAAACGTATCCTCGCCGCGCGCTATCCGGGGCTGCGCGGGGCGGAGGCGATGACCGTGATCGCGGTGGCGTTCATCCTCATGTTCGCCACCATCTATGTGCTGATGTCGTCCGTCGCGCCGGACGGCTTCACGGCGCCGCTGACCCGGGTCGACGCTCTCTACTTCACCGTGACCGTTCTGGGCACGGTCGGTTTCGGTGATATCGCGGCGACCTCGCAGGCGGCGCGCGTCGTGGTGACCGTGCAGATCCTGGCCGACCTCGCGCTGATCGGCGCGGGGGTACGGGTTCTGATAGCCGCGGTGCAGCGCGGGCGGGCGGCGCAAGCGTCCAAGTGA
- a CDS encoding type VII secretion target: MADYLDFDPDQLRVYAEQLDRYAAAMRKWGEIPEGWLKEFPDGYGTIADPMHGALWDYYRDRHDKAEAQAASAIRTRDDLRAAAERMEHSELSGGQQISNTGPHGGPSPVAPHTPGAPGDTAPRIPDRTDNSPESQPMPDATPDTAVPPAGTARSDGETGPPLAATPPPGHDNRLPFATPNIATSQDISHTPPSLEHHHDSSAPAPVHVTSVEVSPLATAYGIGDQPETPTAGAVPPMGPVGPAPAGPPPEPPRPLPRGPLAVSAQPARGHRQGLPPLVVGDEGEDDLTLARTLLAAVLFAVGDTAPGVEWATGVVRSGRRAIVTLTSTEGRGWLPAGLFLPSEVLIPWHWDSILDAEGRTAITTFENSSDPARFLAEFGHHASRSKRGRLRALASSARVNDSVRAALGNEVVIADQVVASETAVDLSGPGAGLSDRLDMGGSSAARQRATEIADSDIRTVCVQLAHAAHELVRQAAATAAPETSAHRARRHRVLEALRAGREVPTDAWDNSPTAEHHDAGASSAIFAPSSVSRPAVVAPAISTASPHPTSDTDIERGRTFERRADELISLLLAGRGDRQMLRDALYAHDQIAAHPQLQVMLRRAEIGSVDVGSAGEGEMAKPADEYRVTL; encoded by the coding sequence ATGGCAGATTATCTGGATTTCGACCCGGATCAGCTGCGCGTATACGCCGAGCAACTCGATAGATATGCCGCTGCCATGCGGAAATGGGGCGAGATTCCGGAGGGCTGGCTCAAAGAGTTCCCGGACGGCTACGGCACCATCGCAGATCCGATGCACGGCGCGCTGTGGGACTACTACCGCGATCGCCACGACAAGGCCGAAGCACAGGCGGCCTCGGCCATTCGAACCCGCGACGATCTGCGGGCCGCGGCCGAGCGCATGGAGCACTCCGAACTCTCCGGGGGCCAACAGATTTCCAACACCGGCCCGCACGGCGGTCCGAGTCCGGTAGCCCCCCACACTCCCGGAGCACCAGGTGATACCGCGCCGCGCATCCCAGACAGAACGGATAATTCTCCCGAGTCGCAGCCGATGCCGGATGCCACGCCGGACACTGCCGTGCCCCCGGCCGGCACCGCCCGCTCCGACGGAGAGACCGGCCCGCCCCTGGCCGCAACACCCCCGCCCGGTCACGACAACAGGCTGCCGTTCGCAACTCCGAATATCGCTACATCACAAGATATTTCGCATACGCCGCCGAGCCTCGAACACCACCACGACAGTTCGGCACCCGCGCCGGTTCACGTCACGTCCGTGGAGGTTTCCCCGCTCGCCACCGCATACGGAATCGGTGACCAGCCCGAAACGCCGACCGCCGGTGCCGTACCACCGATGGGACCGGTAGGTCCCGCCCCCGCGGGTCCACCTCCCGAGCCACCGAGGCCGCTGCCCCGGGGACCACTCGCAGTCTCGGCCCAGCCCGCCCGGGGACACCGGCAGGGCCTGCCGCCGCTGGTAGTCGGCGACGAAGGCGAGGACGATCTGACGCTGGCCCGGACACTACTGGCAGCCGTGCTCTTCGCAGTCGGGGATACAGCGCCCGGTGTCGAGTGGGCAACCGGGGTCGTCCGATCCGGGCGACGCGCCATCGTCACGCTGACCTCCACCGAGGGACGCGGGTGGCTACCGGCCGGATTGTTCCTGCCCTCGGAGGTTCTGATCCCCTGGCACTGGGATTCGATCCTGGATGCCGAGGGGCGGACGGCCATTACGACGTTCGAAAACAGTTCCGACCCAGCCCGTTTCCTCGCCGAATTCGGTCATCACGCATCCCGCAGCAAGCGTGGCCGATTGCGCGCTCTCGCATCGTCGGCGCGTGTGAACGATTCCGTGCGCGCCGCTCTCGGTAACGAGGTCGTCATCGCGGATCAGGTGGTAGCGAGCGAAACCGCCGTCGACCTGTCCGGCCCCGGCGCCGGTCTGTCGGACCGGCTGGATATGGGTGGCTCCTCAGCGGCGCGGCAACGCGCAACCGAAATCGCGGATTCCGACATCCGTACTGTCTGCGTGCAATTGGCTCACGCCGCCCATGAGCTGGTACGGCAGGCGGCAGCGACCGCCGCTCCGGAGACCTCCGCCCACCGAGCCCGGCGGCACCGGGTCTTGGAGGCACTTCGCGCCGGGCGCGAGGTGCCGACCGACGCTTGGGACAACTCCCCCACCGCCGAGCACCACGACGCAGGGGCATCGTCGGCCATCTTCGCGCCATCGTCAGTATCGCGTCCAGCAGTGGTAGCTCCCGCGATCTCCACCGCTTCCCCACACCCCACGTCGGACACAGATATCGAACGCGGCCGGACATTCGAGCGACGAGCCGATGAACTGATATCGCTACTGCTCGCGGGGAGAGGTGATCGCCAAATGCTTCGCGATGCGCTCTACGCCCACGATCAGATCGCGGCACATCCGCAACTCCAGGTCATGTTGCGGAGGGCGGAAATCGGTTCTGTCGACGTAGGTTCGGCCGGGGAGGGCGAGATGGCGAAACCGGCCGACGAATATCGAGTTACCCTGTGA